ATGAGAATTCTACAACCATCAATATGACAAGATGTTCCACAGGTCAGAATAAGATATATCATGGTAGAACAGATTCCCCTACAATCCTGCTATCCGACGAGTATTTACGGTAAAAAAATCTTTAAATCAACAATTGGAAAGTTTGCTTTTGCTCATACCAATTACAACAGTTCACTTCTTGCTATCAAAATTCACTTTACAGGTAAGACTAGAAAGACGAGAAAATAAGGAATTCGAAAAATTCTCCACAAACCTATATCTTACCTTCCAGAGGCCTATAAaacttcaaatataaaaaatgaaaaaggaatGAAAAAGATCCTCTCACTCAGCAAATTCTATTCAGTTCAAACTTAAAAAGACAAAAGGGGTAAAGGTGGCGTCAAACTATGAAGAGAAAGATGGTAAAACCATATAGCAGCAGCAAGAAAGAGAAAGGCCTGCACATTGCCGACCCAACAAACTTAAAACGGTCAATTTCAGTAATAGGTGAACCGCACATTTTATGCTCTCAACTCGAGCACAATTAGGAGATACCAACAGCAAATTGTCCGCGCCACCTTCCTTAAATTTACATTCTCAAATCAGGCCAATGTTGTCTCTTCTTGATCTTTTCCTCTTTTCTGTTGAAGTTTGCAAAAATAATAACCCGGGGTTGGAGTTGAACTTATATTCTTGATTcacggggaaaaaaaagagtctaaACCTCAATCAGTAATTACTGGGCCAATTAATCTGTGCATGTTGAGGCTGTTGATAAATACTGGCTGCAGGTCCCACCATATCAACAGCTCCGGCCATGGTCTGGGACTGCTGTAGGAGTGGGTGAACACCTGCTGCTGTTACTGCTTGTGCAGGGTGATAAAAACTGGCAAATGTGCCATGGCCAGCCTGTGATGGAGCAAAAGTCATGTGCTGACCTTGATGAGGAAGGTTGTAAAATGAAGTTGTCGGCAAGCTAGACATGTCTCGACCAGGACCAGCAATCCACACAGCCGAACCTTCACTCTGCAAAAAATTATATCCAAGGCCATTCAAAGTTCACATCACGCTAGTGGTAAAAGATCAGACTTCAGTGTAACCAATAATCATTTATATGACGAGCAAACTCCAAGCTCTAGAACATTTTGAAAGCACATAACTGGTTCAGGCGAAAAGGCATAATACATAAATATCAGGCGACTACACAAAATATCATCTCACTATTTTACCACGTAGGTACAGAACAATCACATCATTGGAGTGACACGAAAGTGAACTCTTTATTTTGGTACTGGTTACTTGTGGCTGCGGTTTAGGATGGTGCACCAAAGATTAAATTGTGTACTTTCTTTGGTCATGTAGTGAAGCAAAATTACAACATATCAAAAGATAGTGTCCCAAAAAACAATGAAGcaagaaacagagaaaaagataaaatacCAGTGTCATAGTGAGTTtctagaaaatgaaatcaaaatggACGAGTTTTAGGAAAGATTAAACATATAATACTTTGCCCATCTTTTCACCCTACAACCACACTGCTATTGCCTCCAAAAATCAGTATCACCACCCACATCCACCACTGCTCAAGTGCTCATTGTCAGCAGCTTCCACCTAATGAGCCACTACCACCACTAGCACAATCTGATGTGTATCCACCACTATTTCTAATATCCGAACAAGCCACCTGGCAGTCTGGCACCATACAGAGCACCAAAGATTGCACAACTACTAGTATCAGATATCACAAAATGCCAATTTCAGGTACAGCACACAATGCCAACACCCTGTCACCACCAGTATGAAAGTTCCAAACTCATCATGGCAAAGCACCCGGAAGAAGGTAAAGCATATAATTAGAGCTTGAACATAACGTATAAGGTACAGTCACTGCTAACTCATTCTCACTTTAGAcgcaaataacacaaaaaatgctAGTAAGAAACCCTTTTAAAAATGATAACTAAAAGTAAAAATATAATCAAATCACCATGGAACATATTAATCAAAAAATCAGGCGAACCTGCTGGCCATTGATGTAGACATTATTCTCCTTGAACTGAGTCGTTGCAAGATCCTCGTTAGAAGCAGAGTTCCCAGACGTTGCAGTAGCACTGGGATTATAACCAGCTGGAGAGGAGCTGTATGGTCCGTAACCACTTGGCACACCAATCTGGGTTGAGTTTCCACTGTTCGTTGCAGACTTGTATTGTGGGAGAGGATATTTGACCCCAGAGGCAGCTGCTGGTGGAGCTGGATATACACCACCAGCTTGAGGTTGCTGAGGAAATCCACCATTGCTCAGGAATTGGTGGATCCCTGGGGGTGGACCATAGATCGGGGAGAAGTAGTGGCCATATGGAATGTAATTTGGAGGATAAGGGGATATATGCAACCCAGCTGGTGGGCGGAAGACAGGGAGTGGTTGCTGAGTCGCAGCTAAAGAAGTTTGCATAAGACTGGCAGCTTGAGTCACCAGCGGAGTTGGACCTGGCACCGACAAAACTAAGTTCCCCCCCTGAAACATGTGGTGTCACCAAGTCAAACGGTTGAGCCAGGCATTACAGTTAATGTAAAGTTATGTCACCAGCATTCTCCAAAAGATCCAATTAATTAATACTAGTTATAAACTACTAGAAAAAACAGTACCACCTGGCAACATCAATCAAACCAGAAAATTTTCTCCTCTATTGGGTAAAGTCAATCAAACAGGACACCAAAAGCTCACGTGTTCCATAAAAGCGGTATTCAATAGGAAGAATACAACTTCCACTGCCAACCAGCACTTACTACTTGAACAAGATAAGCATACTAAGAGGCAAGCCAAAGGCTTGTCACCTTTTAACGATAATCTTTCCTCACAATTCTCCtctctttcaaaaaattttgaataaCACATACACAGCAACATTTCGCATATGACAATGCAAACTGCATAAACAAGCAGACCAATATCACTGTCACAGTCATTTTTCCAAATCAAGTGCATCATTAATATGAATAGAGCTCAAAAACACCTTTTTAGAACATCTGAAGGTAGAAGTAGCCCAATCCTCACACAAGTTTCAGATCTAGCAGTTTGATTTTGAGATTTAATTAGCAAGGAACTAGCTACTGAACTTTTTCATATAACAAGTGAAATTGTTTTATCCAAGCACAGAACTTACTATAAGTTGACTCCAACATAATGACAACCCATAACAAGCTCTGCATATCTAATATGAAATAGATGGTAAAATTTTCAACGAAAACATCTCTGAGTTATGGAATGTATATAAGCCAGCTAAGGAATACTAAAAAGACATTATGGGCATGATGATGAATAAATGTGCATGAAACAAGGTCAGAGTTACATCTGCCTTCCCTTCCTCAACTCTACTCCACTTTCTCCTTCCCAATCCTGGGAATACATCTCTTCCCAGGATTTTAATATTTCTACGTCTAAATGGAAAGTTAATTAAATCAGTAATGCCATATTCTAGCTAGCTTCAGCGTCAGCACAAGTTGACGACAAGTGAGCAGATGAGCACAGCATATGCTCATGGAACATTGTGGAAATACATCAGTTTTAAGAAGAATTAGCCAAACAGAAAACTCTTCAACAACCAATTAGCACACTAGCCAATCAATAAAGTAGTCACAAACTGTTATATTGAGATGAATTATGAGGAGAAGTATTTTATCCATGCAAACCTCTTGAGGCGACTGAGAATTTTGTGGAGGCAATACTGCAACATTCCCATTATATTTGGTCCCAACTCCCGGTGTGGGGAAAGGAGAAACACGACCATCGCTATCAGCACCTGAACGATAAAATTGGGCATAGTAACTTGTCGGATCAAATGGCTGCTGAACCTAGACACAGAAAGCATTGTATGACCACCAGTGATAAGTTTCAAAGCCAGAAACAGATTCATAAAACTACCGcacaaaagttgccaatagaaaCTTCTTGGTAATAATGTGATTGACTCATTATATCATCACAATCAATTACAATCATAAAGCAAGATACACATTAATCAACATCTCAAAGTTTTTCACTGAACATTGAGGGATTCATAGaataaaacaattcaattatCAATATGATTAATTTACGGAACATAACATGAAAAAGAGAGGTATGAATGCTTACTACAAAGCTCGGGAAGCGAGAAACATCACGTGCTTGAGACTCTGAGCTTTCAAATGTTGAAGCCTGAGTACCTATAATTGGAGGCATGACACCGTAATTGTAGTTAGGAGAAGTATGGACCACAGAGTATtgatgtactcctgacaatgcAGGCTCCTGCTTGGATTCGTCAAACTCTCGAACCGCACTGGAAGAGACATCTCCCTCGCCAGAAAAATTATCGTGTATATTTGAAGGTGACTGTGGATGTTCAGGATACACTCCCTCCTCTGCAGTTGCCAATGCATTTGGACTGCTGAAAACAACAATACAACTTATAACTTATATACGTGAAAAGGAAATGCTCTAAAGGCTAAGCTTATATTTTATCATAATCTAGTTAATGCACACGATACCATTTGTTTTCACCTACAGACATACTAATATTAAATATGGCAGTTTATTCACCAGATATGTAAAATAGATGGAGAAAATTTGTTGCTTCAGCTTTTAGGTCAAAGATTAATCAAAGCTGTCAAAACTAATATAAGTTCCCCCACACAAACATACTCCACCAAACTGAGACAGACGGCCTTTCCAATAGCACACTGTATTAGCATTGAGACCACATATAGGCCAAAGATTACCACAATAAGAGGATTAATCAGTTCCGAACGACTTTGCTAAAATATACTATtactgtttctttgtttttgcaTTTCTATCGTCCTTATTTACTTACTTTTTTTTGGAAATGGTTTACTATTATGATCACCAGTGCGCTTGCTATTACTAGATGGTctgatagagtcgtgcccatacacgctcagcacccaaggcccaaccgacacccacccgtatgggccggctgtacccaaggcctcccagcccatactagaaaaccttgggtactaagggaggcccatacctccctctataaacaacatcttagctcccacatctttcgatgtgggacaatcctatcaataccctccccttcaagaccaacgcccacgttggtcgagcaccatggccgaccactccggcaggcgcacccccgttggtcgagcaccatggccggccactccgcaggcacggtcccaagttgaaggcacaacaggatcatgctccgataccattgatagagtcgtgcccatacacgctcagcacccaaggcccaaccgacacccacccatatgggccggctgtacccaaggcctcccagcccatactagaaaaccttgggtactaagggaggcccatacctccctctataaacaacatcttagctcccacatctttcgatgtgggacaatcctatcatgGTCAATGATATTTCTCCTCCCTCTTAAACTTAACCTAACAGCACAGAGAAGGGAGTAGGAGTCTCTTGTTCTAGGAACACCAGGATACCGTCATTACAAGACAAACCCAGGATACCGTCATTACAAGACAAACTTTAACGAAACTTGTTAGTAGTGATTACAAACCTTGCAGCCTGTTCCTCCAAAGGTTCTTCAAGACCATGAGAAGTTTCAGACAGAGGCGTAGAACTTTTCTCACTCTgctgagcacttacaaagcttGAAGTTACACCAAAGCTAGcatcaaaacttccaaaacttAACTTTGTTCTTTCAGATTCGGGGACGTGAATGTGGTTTGGAATTATGACATGTTGACGCTGTGGAAGATGTAACTCCTCCAGCTTTTTCTGCAGTTCCGAAGTTGCCTCTTCAGAATCAAGGGCATTTACAGCAAGTGACTGAGCACTGGCTTCAATGGAAATACTAGCAACATCAGAGGAAACACCAGTTCCAGACCCATGAGCCACAGCAGGGGCAGTCGGCTTTGGCTTCCACTCCTTATTAGATCCAACTGCAAGAGACAGAAAATCAGTGAACTACTAACCAAAGGCAAGTTCTCATTCACTCTGgaataacaaacaaaaaatgagACATCAGGGCAAGGAGCATTCAAAACTTTTCATcaggatttataattttttgtgagTTAAGCTTCCTCTCAGTGCTCAACATCCTGTTTCCCTAAGAGCCAGTAAGTTTTCCTAGCTGAACATTTTTTTAGCAAACTTACAATCTCTTATCAAAAGACACATGATTATACTTGCATTTTTTTACTATAATTCCTTAAACAATAGTAGTAAATAGTACTGCTCAACAGTGTGTCCCCGACAAACTTGTATCAAAAAAGTAATTATCTTTTAGAATTCAGGCTGAAGATCATATAATTCACTCCTTAATAGCAAAATAaggaaatatataaatattatacgCTGACAAATGCAAGTAAAAGCAATGGAACATACGATAACATTTTCGATAAATACAGCATACAGGTCTCAGGTCTCAACAAATGAACAAATTCAGCATTGATGAAGAACAAGAGCACTTCATTTTACAAGGCCATGAGTAACTACCAACCATTAACAAGTACCATAACATTGGCAAAtagaaagttgatcccaactTGTACCTTTTTTAGGACCAAATATTGCTTGGGAACGATTACTGTAATTAGAAGAAGGGCGACTGCCAGAAGAGCTGCCATGGATTGAGGAAGATGAAGGTTGAGAAGATTCAAGCATCGGAGTCTTCCCAACTCCATGGGATCTGCTGATTGGCATTTTCTCTTGCAAAGAGCCACCAATTTCAGAAGCTGCAGCCAATAATTGCCACACTAATTTTAGTTAGTTACAACATGAGATATGAACTGGTCAAACTGAAGAAAATTATCCCATGTCCTGACCAGAAGTTAATTTGGTTTCAGCAGGGATAACTGAATTTTGGTCACTGGAAGTTTGATTGCTCCCAACTTcctgtttgattgcaccaacagcACCTGGGAGCCGTGAATCACTAGTTGGAACCAAATCAAGATCCCAAGATGAGAAGCAAACtgctgatgaagatgatgaagtcATCGAGAACGAGGAGCTACTCGAATTTCCCACAGGCTCTCCACCCATATCCCCAGTACCATTTGCAATGTTGGGACTTTTATCTCCATCAACAGGTGGCAGCGCACTCTCCGACTTATTAATGCCAGTGGTGTATAAAATCTTTTCAGGTTGGTTCATACCAGTGCTTCCAGAAGCTACAACAGTAGGACCATTGGCGACAATAGCAGCAGAGctgaaaaacaaacatataaagTGCATATCATTGTTCATAGTTCATACTGCACCATATTTTAGACAATATTTTTAAAGCAACTACAAAAAATATATGGGAATGATATGGAATGATATTTGGAAATTTGCATTCACCTTGCTGATGGAGTTGCTTCTTTACTTTCTGTCAGTGAGACTGGCAAAGAAGGACCAACACTCTTTTCTGCACCAGAATTCCTGCCACCACCAGCATCTAAAAACAGGTCACATGAAAGAATCAGCTTAGCTGTCATCATAGACAATAGTATGCGACAAATTTGTGCCTTCAACATCAGCCAACATTTGAACAGTATCCTTATACTATGACCCAAAAGGTTTCAAGCAACAAAAGTTAAAAATGCAGAAGGTATGCATCGACATGTTACTTAAATGAGTCACACAAAGACACCACATGAACTATATGGTACTTGCCAAACAAAATCATAAATAGACATCTCTTTAACAACTTATGATTTCAAAGTATATTATTACCATTTGAAGTGTGACGCGGTGAAAAATTCGCCCGAACACCCCTACTCCCCCGCCCTTGAGTAGTAGCTCTCCTACGAGGCTCTGCTGATTCTCGGTTTTTCAGATTCTGCATGGTAAGTGTATGTAAATTCCGAAGCTCAAATGTGAACCACAGGACAAACATAGCAGGTAATTATCATATTTTCCATAACAATGTGAAAAAGGTCACATTGTGAGATAATGAGAAAATTAGATAAAAGTACTATCACACCTGAAAATCCCTATAGACCCACCAGAGAGCAATATTAGTTTTCTCTTTGTACTTAAGTACAACAAAATCAATCTGTTACCATATCCTTGAGTCGTTAAATCCATGTCCAGAATTAACACAGGCCAGCAAAAGAAGGGAAACAGGAGGTAAAAGATGCCCCTTCTACTATGACCTCTCccaaaacaaatactaaaataaTGCAGGAACGGGCATCTGAACACACACACCCTATTTTAACAGTCCACgcaaaatcacatataaatgAGCTTGATTAAATTTAACttatttgtgaatgatgatCTAGATTAATATCtttatgagcaattccaatgttaACAATGACAAAAATGTCATAAATGAGCTTGattaaaggctttgatgatgatgatgatgattttagAAAACACAATATTTCACTAATCTTGGACCAGGAGCAGGAACAGCCAATATCTCCACTCAAATCTTCTAGAAAGAAAAATTGTTGCATGTTATAGCATTAATTAATAGCCAGTATGAGGGTAATCTTTTCGGCATTATTATTGTTTAAGACAGACAAACACAAGATCCAATGTGTACGGGTGCAACCTAGTAGTCATATGTTTAATTCCTGTAAACAGtctttccacatattatgtggagttAAGGTCTACGTAGATCCAACTTctccccgaccccgcccactgtgggagccttgtgcatgggagttgtttaccttttacctaTATTATTCTTCAACGAGGATGAGAGGATTCAAACCCCTCAATGGCAGGGTTTGTAAGGAGTGCAAGTGCTCCTCAGTCTTTTCAGTtatgaaaaacacaaacaacataGAATCATACACCATTGAAAGTCAAGAGGTAGTAGCATAAATTACATACAACATAATCCCTTACCTCCTTCCTCTTGTCACGTTTCCTTTTGACCTCGTGAAATGGATCTGTAAAACCATAGATGTTAGATAGACTTATTTTCTTGGTTTAGAAAATAATTGAAGAAAACATtggcaaaataaaaaatgtatcaTATACTGACAAATTTCGCATCAAATTACAAGGTGACAAAAAAACTGATGACAATTACACTAAGCTGTCGTCTGTCGGCCAATTTACGGGAAAGTTGTTGGCATCCAAAGACAATTGTAATAACATCCTGCTTTCATTGAGGTTTGGGTGTTCTAGGATAAAGAAGGATTATTCAGCCCAGATAATATatcaaatttattcaaaaaagCAGATTTGAACATGTATT
This genomic stretch from Tripterygium wilfordii isolate XIE 37 chromosome 22, ASM1340144v1, whole genome shotgun sequence harbors:
- the LOC119991183 gene encoding GBF-interacting protein 1-like isoform X2; this encodes MSGGGYRVQIPNSVRKTIQNIKEITGNHSEEEIYAMLKDCSMDPNETAQRLLFQDPFHEVKRKRDKRKENLKNRESAEPRRRATTQGRGSRGVRANFSPRHTSNDAGGGRNSGAEKSVGPSLPVSLTESKEATPSASSAAIVANGPTVVASGSTGMNQPEKILYTTGINKSESALPPVDGDKSPNIANGTGDMGGEPVGNSSSSSFSMTSSSSSAVCFSSWDLDLVPTSDSRLPGAVGAIKQEVGSNQTSSDQNSVIPAETKLTSASEIGGSLQEKMPISRSHGVGKTPMLESSQPSSSSIHGSSSGSRPSSNYSNRSQAIFGPKKVGSNKEWKPKPTAPAVAHGSGTGVSSDVASISIEASAQSLAVNALDSEEATSELQKKLEELHLPQRQHVIIPNHIHVPESERTKLSFGSFDASFGVTSSFVSAQQSEKSSTPLSETSHGLEEPLEEQAASPNALATAEEGVYPEHPQSPSNIHDNFSGEGDVSSSAVREFDESKQEPALSGVHQYSVVHTSPNYNYGVMPPIIGTQASTFESSESQARDVSRFPSFVVQQPFDPTSYYAQFYRSGADSDGRVSPFPTPGVGTKYNGNVAVLPPQNSQSPQEGGNLVLSVPGPTPLVTQAASLMQTSLAATQQPLPVFRPPAGLHISPYPPNYIPYGHYFSPIYGPPPGIHQFLSNGGFPQQPQAGGVYPAPPAAASGVKYPLPQYKSATNSGNSTQIGVPSGYGPYSSSPAGYNPSATATSGNSASNEDLATTQFKENNVYINGQQSEGSAVWIAGPGRDMSSLPTTSFYNLPHQGQHMTFAPSQAGHGTFASFYHPAQAVTAAGVHPLLQQSQTMAGAVDMVGPAASIYQQPQHAQINWPSNY
- the LOC119991183 gene encoding GBF-interacting protein 1-like isoform X1, coding for MSGGGYRVQIPNSVRKTIQNIKEITGNHSEEEIYAMLKDCSMDPNETAQRLLFQDPFHEVKRKRDKRKENLKNRESAEPRRRATTQGRGSRGVRANFSPRHTSNDAGGGRNSGAEKSVGPSLPVSLTESKEATPSASSAAIVANGPTVVASGSTGMNQPEKILYTTGINKSESALPPVDGDKSPNIANGTGDMGGEPVGNSSSSSFSMTSSSSSAVCFSSWDLDLVPTSDSRLPGAVGAIKQEVGSNQTSSDQNSVIPAETKLTSASEIGGSLQEKMPISRSHGVGKTPMLESSQPSSSSIHGSSSGSRPSSNYSNRSQAIFGPKKVGSNKEWKPKPTAPAVAHGSGTGVSSDVASISIEASAQSLAVNALDSEEATSELQKKLEELHLPQRQHVIIPNHIHVPESERTKLSFGSFDASFGVTSSFVSAQQSEKSSTPLSETSHGLEEPLEEQAASSPNALATAEEGVYPEHPQSPSNIHDNFSGEGDVSSSAVREFDESKQEPALSGVHQYSVVHTSPNYNYGVMPPIIGTQASTFESSESQARDVSRFPSFVVQQPFDPTSYYAQFYRSGADSDGRVSPFPTPGVGTKYNGNVAVLPPQNSQSPQEGGNLVLSVPGPTPLVTQAASLMQTSLAATQQPLPVFRPPAGLHISPYPPNYIPYGHYFSPIYGPPPGIHQFLSNGGFPQQPQAGGVYPAPPAAASGVKYPLPQYKSATNSGNSTQIGVPSGYGPYSSSPAGYNPSATATSGNSASNEDLATTQFKENNVYINGQQSEGSAVWIAGPGRDMSSLPTTSFYNLPHQGQHMTFAPSQAGHGTFASFYHPAQAVTAAGVHPLLQQSQTMAGAVDMVGPAASIYQQPQHAQINWPSNY